A genomic region of Streptomyces sp. R33 contains the following coding sequences:
- a CDS encoding IS701 family transposase, with the protein MGGELADARLWAGELKALHERFVHRFSRSEPRESALAYMRGLIAPLERKNGWTLAEEAGHGGPDRIHRLLNRIDWDADEVLADVRDYVVEHLGDPEAVLIVDDTGFLKKGVRSAGVQRQHSGTAGRTENSQIGVFLAYAGGRGRTLIDRRLYLPTSWTEDRERCRAAGIEDTVAFETKVVMAKAMVRRAITGRIPFRWMTADAAYGFSKGWRTELEQADVFHVMATTRHDTVVTRWAIDHPVHDLFPGLPRQKWKRRSCGMGAHGPRVYDWARVEVRPWHREDRRHWVIARRSVRRPEEISYYIAYCPAETTLDELIHVAGSRWAVEECFQTAKQECGLDDYQVRRYDGWHRHMTLAMATHACLTVLRARELQTGKAETDPPSSYPSPCPNSDA; encoded by the coding sequence ATGGGTGGGGAACTTGCAGATGCCCGGTTGTGGGCTGGTGAACTGAAGGCTTTGCATGAGCGGTTCGTGCACCGTTTCTCCAGGTCGGAGCCGCGGGAGTCGGCTCTTGCCTATATGCGGGGACTGATAGCTCCGCTGGAACGGAAGAACGGATGGACGCTTGCCGAGGAGGCCGGGCATGGGGGTCCGGACCGGATCCACCGGCTGCTGAACCGGATCGACTGGGACGCCGATGAGGTCCTGGCCGACGTGCGGGACTACGTCGTCGAGCACCTCGGAGACCCGGAAGCGGTGCTGATCGTGGACGACACGGGGTTCCTGAAGAAGGGTGTCCGCTCGGCCGGGGTCCAACGCCAGCACTCCGGCACCGCCGGGCGGACAGAAAACTCCCAGATCGGAGTGTTCCTCGCCTATGCCGGCGGCCGGGGCCGCACGTTGATCGACCGCCGTCTGTATCTGCCCACGTCATGGACGGAAGACCGGGAACGGTGCCGGGCTGCCGGCATTGAGGACACGGTCGCCTTCGAGACGAAGGTGGTGATGGCCAAGGCCATGGTCCGCCGGGCGATCACAGGCCGGATTCCGTTCCGGTGGATGACCGCGGATGCCGCTTACGGCTTCTCCAAGGGCTGGCGCACGGAGCTCGAGCAAGCCGACGTCTTCCACGTCATGGCCACCACCCGGCACGACACCGTCGTCACCCGCTGGGCGATCGACCATCCCGTCCACGACCTGTTCCCCGGTCTCCCGAGGCAGAAGTGGAAACGCCGTTCCTGCGGGATGGGGGCCCATGGCCCGCGGGTCTACGACTGGGCGAGAGTCGAGGTGAGGCCCTGGCACCGCGAGGACCGCCGGCACTGGGTGATCGCCCGCCGCAGTGTCCGCCGGCCCGAGGAGATCTCCTACTACATCGCCTACTGCCCCGCCGAGACCACACTGGATGAGCTGATCCACGTCGCGGGAAGCCGGTGGGCGGTCGAGGAATGCTTCCAGACCGCGAAACAGGAGTGCGGCCTGGACGACTACCAGGTCCGCCGCTACGACGGCTGGCACCGCCACATGACCCTGGCCATGGCCACCCACGCCTGCCTCACCGTCCTGCGAGCCCGCGAACTCCAGACGGGCAAAGCAGAAACGGATCCTCCCAGCTCATACCCCTCACCCTGCCCGAACTCCGACGCCTGA
- a CDS encoding IS3 family transposase (programmed frameshift) has product MGMKHYPAEFKADAVALYRSRPGATIKSVAADLGVNTETLRNWIRAADGRRPGAHSAPPAAARDGGDDVQAELAAARKRIRELEEERDILRKAARYFGDGDALVNRCQFVEDHQRRHGVKRLCDILGLSRSSFYYWRRTAAARAARQNVEAGLAARIRKVHQDSDGTYGAPRITAELRDEGGPAVNHKRVARIMRTIGLEGVRLRRRHQTTVADQAAAKAPDLIGRDFTAVVVNTKYVGDITYLPVSGAKPLYLATVIDLASRRLAGWVIADHMRAELVTDALAAAERTRGSLAGAIMHTDHGSQYTSRAFAEACRSAGVLQSMGAIGSSADNAAAESFNAAFKRETLKGRKAWSSEREARLDAFRWLTRYNTRRRHSRLGQRSPIAYENTLRPAATTLAQAA; this is encoded by the exons GTGGGGATGAAGCACTATCCCGCCGAGTTCAAGGCGGACGCGGTCGCGTTGTACCGGTCGAGGCCGGGAGCGACGATCAAGTCGGTCGCGGCTGATCTCGGGGTGAACACCGAGACACTGCGAAACTGGATCCGGGCCGCCGACGGGCGCCGGCCCGGCGCCCATTCCGCACCGCCGGCCGCTGCCCGGGATGGCGGTGACGACGTTCAGGCGGAGCTGGCCGCGGCACGCAAGAGGATCCGTGAGCTGGAGGAAGAGCGCGACATTCTCCGCAAGGCGGCCCGGTATTTCG GCGACGGAGACGCGCTGGTGAACCGCTGCCAGTTCGTTGAAGATCACCAGCGCCGTCACGGCGTGAAGCGGCTCTGCGACATCCTCGGCCTCTCCCGCTCGAGCTTCTACTACTGGCGCCGCACCGCGGCCGCGAGGGCGGCCCGGCAGAACGTCGAGGCCGGGCTCGCGGCTCGGATACGCAAGGTTCACCAGGACTCCGACGGCACCTACGGAGCCCCCAGAATCACTGCCGAACTCCGTGACGAGGGCGGCCCGGCGGTCAACCACAAGCGCGTCGCGAGGATCATGCGGACCATCGGACTTGAGGGGGTCCGTCTGCGCCGCCGGCACCAGACCACCGTCGCGGACCAGGCCGCGGCGAAGGCGCCGGATCTGATCGGCCGTGACTTCACCGCGGTCGTAGTGAACACGAAGTACGTAGGAGACATCACGTATCTGCCGGTCAGTGGCGCGAAGCCGCTCTACCTCGCGACCGTCATCGACCTCGCCTCACGCCGGCTGGCCGGGTGGGTGATCGCCGATCACATGCGAGCCGAGCTCGTCACCGATGCCCTGGCGGCCGCCGAGCGAACCCGCGGGAGCCTGGCTGGAGCGATCATGCACACCGATCACGGCTCGCAATATACGAGTAGGGCCTTCGCTGAAGCCTGCAGGTCAGCAGGGGTCCTGCAGAGCATGGGCGCGATCGGGTCCAGCGCGGACAACGCCGCCGCGGAAAGCTTCAACGCCGCCTTCAAGAGGGAGACGCTCAAAGGCCGGAAGGCCTGGTCGAGCGAGCGTGAGGCCAGGCTCGACGCCTTCCGCTGGCTGACCCGTTACAACACCCGGCGCCGGCACTCCCGCCTCGGTCAGCGGTCTCCGATCGCCTACGAGAACACCCTCCGACCAGCAGCAACTACCCTGGCCCAAGCCGCATAG
- a CDS encoding wax ester/triacylglycerol synthase domain-containing protein, with translation MIQQPNALDGCFFTYERQQHNVRPYIGVVLRATGTAPSLNRVREQVGERIERMPTLACTVTKQKRRTVWESDPDFDPHRHVHEVCLAGCTSTLEEAVDSLLRATVPDRSPRWEVWLIHGYSPREYALFYRAHHGAQDGQALMDAVTALFGTGPADVPRVAVPPVGLPWAQRIPVRAVTRSVADRMQTFGPSLAWSTKRTLTGEAQLIAAAVPASLLREAGRALGATSNDICLAALAAALRSWMPESWLAPHQRERDLHVGLPISVRYPEERFSVGNRFSAIRVPLSFWEESATARVAAITRTTSRVRTEGMRRVLRAQLSLPEWLIYRIVRQAANARGP, from the coding sequence ATGATCCAACAACCAAATGCGCTCGACGGCTGCTTTTTCACCTACGAACGGCAGCAGCACAATGTGCGGCCCTATATCGGAGTAGTCCTGCGTGCGACTGGCACGGCCCCGAGCCTGAATCGGGTGAGGGAGCAGGTTGGCGAGCGGATCGAACGGATGCCGACTTTGGCGTGCACAGTTACCAAGCAGAAGCGGCGGACGGTGTGGGAGTCGGACCCGGACTTCGACCCGCATCGCCACGTGCACGAAGTCTGCCTCGCGGGCTGTACCAGCACGCTCGAGGAAGCCGTGGACTCGCTGTTGCGCGCCACCGTCCCCGACAGATCACCGCGTTGGGAAGTGTGGCTTATTCACGGGTACTCCCCCCGCGAATACGCGCTGTTCTACCGTGCGCATCACGGCGCCCAGGACGGACAGGCACTCATGGACGCGGTCACGGCCCTCTTCGGTACAGGACCTGCCGATGTGCCACGCGTCGCCGTACCTCCCGTCGGCCTTCCCTGGGCGCAGCGGATTCCGGTGCGAGCCGTCACCCGGAGCGTGGCCGACCGGATGCAGACCTTCGGGCCCTCTCTCGCCTGGTCGACGAAGCGCACCTTGACGGGTGAGGCACAGCTGATTGCGGCCGCTGTACCGGCTTCGTTGCTGCGCGAGGCGGGGCGGGCCCTGGGAGCCACGTCGAATGACATCTGCCTGGCCGCCCTGGCAGCCGCTCTTCGCAGTTGGATGCCCGAAAGCTGGCTGGCCCCCCATCAGCGTGAACGTGACCTCCACGTGGGGTTGCCCATCAGCGTTCGGTACCCGGAAGAACGATTCTCGGTAGGCAACCGCTTTTCGGCCATCCGTGTTCCGCTGTCGTTCTGGGAGGAGTCGGCAACCGCGCGCGTGGCCGCCATCACACGGACTACCAGCCGGGTGAGGACCGAAGGGATGAGGCGGGTGCTGCGAGCGCAGTTGAGCCTCCCAGAGTGGCTCATCTACCGCATCGTCCGGCAAGCCGCCAACGCGCGGGGGCCTTGA
- a CDS encoding transposase, with product MTPPRARTWGRRGQTPVIRVRGRSRRRTSVAALCCYKLGEKSRLIHRPRNHLLLKGARKSFSWKDYRDLLVRAHIQLDGPIVVVWDNLNTHLAAGLKRYEAEHDWLTTIRLPAYSPDLNPVEAVWSLVRRAMANTAFDTPDDLDRTLRRELRRIQLRPHLVDGCLTATGLAINPPTPP from the coding sequence ATGACTCCGCCCCGGGCCCGCACCTGGGGCCGACGCGGACAGACCCCCGTCATCCGCGTCCGCGGCCGTTCCCGCCGCCGGACCTCGGTCGCCGCGCTGTGCTGCTACAAACTCGGCGAGAAGAGCCGCCTCATCCACCGACCCCGCAACCATCTCCTGCTCAAGGGCGCCCGCAAGAGCTTCTCCTGGAAGGACTACCGCGACCTCCTGGTCCGCGCGCACATCCAACTCGACGGCCCCATCGTGGTGGTTTGGGACAATCTCAACACCCACCTGGCCGCCGGGCTGAAGCGGTACGAGGCGGAGCACGACTGGCTCACCACCATCCGCCTCCCGGCATACTCACCAGACCTGAACCCGGTCGAGGCCGTCTGGTCACTCGTGCGCAGAGCGATGGCCAACACCGCCTTCGACACACCCGACGACCTCGACCGCACACTCCGCCGCGAGCTACGCAGAATCCAACTCCGGCCCCACCTTGTCGACGGCTGCCTCACCGCCACCGGTCTGGCCATCAACCCACCGACCCCACCCTGA
- a CDS encoding winged helix-turn-helix domain-containing protein: protein MRYPEGGGLTAERRAFREGIRLQAGMRFAAGEKTAVIAKDLRVSVRSVERWRRAWREGGMEGLRSAGPANAPTVTDAQFAVLEEELGKGPSAHGFDDERWTLARVQTLIRRRLRLTLSVPTVWRLLKRHGWSWQAPARRALERDEHAVELWKKEVWPRVKASRRRPGHGSSSRTRPASR from the coding sequence GTGAGGTATCCAGAGGGTGGGGGCCTGACGGCTGAGCGTCGGGCGTTTCGTGAGGGGATCCGGCTTCAGGCCGGGATGCGGTTCGCGGCGGGTGAGAAGACCGCGGTGATCGCGAAGGATCTGCGGGTGAGTGTGCGGTCGGTGGAACGCTGGCGTCGTGCCTGGCGCGAGGGCGGCATGGAGGGCTTGCGCTCGGCGGGTCCGGCGAACGCCCCGACCGTCACCGACGCCCAGTTCGCCGTGCTCGAGGAGGAACTCGGCAAAGGCCCCTCGGCGCACGGCTTCGACGACGAACGCTGGACGCTGGCCCGGGTCCAGACGCTGATCCGCCGCCGGCTGCGGCTGACCCTGTCGGTGCCGACGGTGTGGCGGCTGCTGAAACGGCACGGCTGGTCCTGGCAGGCACCCGCCCGCAGAGCCCTCGAGCGTGACGAGCACGCGGTGGAACTGTGGAAGAAGGAGGTCTGGCCACGGGTAAAAGCCTCGCGGCGGCGTCCGGGGCATGGCTCGTCTTCGAGGACGAGGCCGGCTTCTCGATGA
- a CDS encoding SGNH/GDSL hydrolase family protein, with translation MPFVLLGDSSAVTVGVLERQDTIGAQLAGMLSSRLECAVELDVLARAGATTAALGRQVRAVSGRTAPGVAFILIGGNDVMLPAPVSRSAVRLGRYVRELRSAGWEVVVGSCADIGAAPALRRGVAAVASVRSRRLARLQSAAVLAAGGRVVALETDAFRRRPAHLYCPDGFHPSPEGYRVYLRLAGSAVAGAGEAWLRRSLVARRAGMPAAGAQKGAPREAAVPATAPAPAQIRLPRTLRGAPRPSGAEREPV, from the coding sequence ATGCCGTTCGTGCTGCTGGGGGACTCGTCCGCGGTGACCGTGGGCGTGTTGGAGCGGCAGGACACCATCGGTGCGCAACTGGCCGGGATGCTGTCCTCGCGGCTCGAGTGCGCGGTGGAGCTGGACGTGCTGGCCCGGGCGGGAGCCACGACAGCGGCGCTGGGCCGGCAGGTTCGGGCCGTGTCCGGCCGGACCGCTCCGGGCGTGGCGTTCATTCTCATCGGCGGGAACGACGTGATGCTGCCGGCTCCTGTGAGCCGGTCCGCGGTTCGCCTGGGCCGCTACGTACGCGAGCTCCGCAGTGCGGGGTGGGAGGTGGTGGTGGGTTCGTGCGCGGACATCGGTGCGGCTCCTGCCCTGCGCCGCGGCGTAGCGGCGGTTGCCTCCGTTCGCTCGCGCCGGCTGGCCCGGCTCCAGTCGGCTGCCGTGCTGGCCGCGGGCGGGCGGGTCGTCGCGCTGGAGACCGACGCGTTCCGGCGGCGTCCGGCACACCTCTACTGCCCCGACGGTTTCCATCCGTCACCCGAGGGCTACCGCGTCTATCTCCGGCTGGCCGGCTCCGCAGTAGCCGGGGCGGGCGAGGCCTGGCTGCGCCGGTCGCTCGTCGCGCGGCGCGCCGGCATGCCGGCCGCGGGCGCCCAGAAGGGCGCGCCACGCGAGGCGGCCGTGCCGGCCACGGCCCCCGCCCCGGCTCAGATCCGCCTGCCGCGCACCCTTCGCGGCGCGCCCCGGCCGTCGGGGGCCGAGCGGGAGCCGGTATGA
- a CDS encoding MFS transporter, translated as MTARRHTAWPACAVTGLAVFLCGLDHLVLLTALTAIRSDLGRDADAAAAGWFVNAYLVPVAVLPPLVTRLAARVGQLRMFTAALVLFTAGSTAAACSATAGSLTLARVVQGTGAAAIMPLSLTLVAAAVPVHRRPVLLGVWGALGGLAVAVGPLVGGAVVQWGGWQYVFWINVPLGCLLAAAARVFLREPPSTHAAAPASTRSRPAAARQSTVLRLWPRSGVSRGLLAVHACGFLIHAGVFGTVFWLAQFPQAVQGHSPWEAGLRILPWTAMPLVVAPLAGLMMGSTGARPVLVAGFLLTAASSGWFALVLTPHSDYVMQLPGLLAGGMGMALFFTAAPEALLANTSDWCAAAASGVNSSVREIGALAGVGASTVLFTYSGSTAGPAMFTHGLAAVLWAGAATAGLGILAAAATGPARNRFPAGKPAGAAAPEAAAPARPAVL; from the coding sequence ATGACCGCAAGGCGGCATACCGCCTGGCCGGCCTGCGCGGTGACAGGGCTGGCGGTCTTTCTGTGCGGGCTGGATCACCTGGTGCTGCTCACCGCGCTCACCGCGATCCGCTCCGACCTCGGCCGGGACGCCGACGCAGCGGCGGCCGGCTGGTTCGTCAACGCCTACCTCGTGCCGGTCGCCGTCCTGCCGCCGCTGGTGACCAGGCTCGCCGCGAGGGTCGGGCAGCTGCGAATGTTCACAGCGGCTCTGGTCCTCTTCACCGCCGGTTCCACAGCGGCCGCCTGCTCAGCCACGGCAGGATCCCTGACGTTGGCGCGCGTGGTGCAGGGAACGGGGGCCGCTGCGATCATGCCGCTGAGCCTCACCCTGGTAGCCGCCGCCGTGCCCGTCCACCGGCGGCCGGTACTGCTGGGGGTCTGGGGAGCCCTCGGCGGGCTGGCGGTGGCGGTCGGCCCCTTGGTGGGCGGCGCCGTCGTCCAGTGGGGCGGCTGGCAGTACGTCTTCTGGATCAACGTGCCTCTCGGCTGCCTCCTGGCAGCGGCGGCGCGGGTTTTCTTGCGGGAGCCGCCCAGCACCCATGCCGCAGCCCCCGCATCGACGAGGTCCCGGCCGGCCGCCGCAAGGCAGAGCACAGTGCTGAGGCTTTGGCCGCGTTCTGGCGTCTCCCGCGGTCTCCTGGCGGTGCACGCCTGCGGGTTCCTGATACACGCCGGCGTGTTCGGGACGGTGTTCTGGCTGGCTCAGTTCCCCCAGGCCGTCCAGGGCCACAGCCCGTGGGAAGCGGGCCTGCGGATCCTTCCCTGGACGGCCATGCCGCTGGTGGTGGCTCCCCTGGCAGGGCTGATGATGGGCAGTACCGGCGCGCGCCCCGTCCTCGTGGCCGGCTTTCTGCTGACCGCGGCGAGCTCGGGGTGGTTCGCGCTGGTTCTCACCCCGCACTCGGACTATGTGATGCAGCTGCCCGGTCTGCTGGCCGGCGGGATGGGAATGGCTCTCTTCTTCACCGCGGCGCCTGAAGCCCTCTTGGCCAACACGTCGGACTGGTGCGCGGCCGCCGCGTCGGGGGTCAACAGCTCCGTCCGGGAGATCGGCGCACTGGCCGGGGTCGGCGCGTCCACGGTCCTGTTCACGTACAGCGGTTCCACGGCGGGCCCGGCCATGTTCACGCACGGTCTGGCCGCGGTCTTGTGGGCCGGTGCGGCAACCGCCGGGCTCGGAATCCTTGCGGCGGCCGCGACCGGGCCGGCCCGCAACCGCTTCCCTGCCGGAAAGCCGGCCGGCGCCGCTGCCCCAGAGGCGGCCGCGCCCGCGCGGCCAGCGGTGCTCTGA
- a CDS encoding transposase, with protein sequence MFQGQWQGRPSKLDAFKPYLDDRWNQGCTNAWRVGEEIVPLGYQGSYQRVRAYFREKRLSPGPVTARPPSPRVVAGWILRRPETLTETEHLRLKAVLVHCPELDALTGHVRSFGQMLTERQGERLPQWLDAVRQDDLPGLHTLAAGIDRDRDAVIAGLTLPWSSGVVEGHGNRIKMLKRQMFGRAGFALLRKRVLLAS encoded by the coding sequence TTGTTCCAGGGGCAGTGGCAGGGCCGGCCATCCAAACTCGACGCCTTCAAGCCCTACCTGGATGACCGCTGGAACCAAGGCTGCACGAACGCCTGGAGGGTGGGGGAGGAGATCGTGCCGCTCGGCTATCAGGGCAGCTACCAGCGGGTTCGCGCCTATTTCCGGGAGAAGCGGCTCTCGCCAGGCCCCGTCACCGCTCGGCCGCCATCACCCCGGGTCGTCGCCGGATGGATCCTCCGCCGGCCGGAGACCCTCACCGAGACGGAGCACCTTCGACTCAAGGCCGTTCTGGTCCACTGCCCTGAACTGGACGCCCTCACCGGCCACGTCCGCTCCTTCGGCCAGATGCTCACCGAGCGCCAGGGCGAACGGCTGCCGCAGTGGCTCGATGCCGTCCGACAAGATGACCTCCCCGGCCTCCACACCCTCGCCGCAGGCATCGACCGCGACCGCGATGCAGTCATCGCCGGCCTCACCCTGCCCTGGAGCTCAGGCGTCGTCGAAGGCCACGGCAACCGGATCAAGATGCTCAAACGCCAGATGTTCGGCCGCGCAGGCTTCGCTCTCCTGCGGAAGAGGGTTCTTCTGGCCAGCTGA
- a CDS encoding SMI1/KNR4 family protein, with protein MDPRIPRLRRKLAAIPFQPLRSHSFGEEQHQFCLGPKLAEARVVSFEAERDIVLPEAYRQFITNIGGSGAAPFYGLVPLEHCSLLVMNPREAAGTPRGFTRAGSGAHEGDLFLHIIEMGCTDVCVLAVTGPLTGRVLIGNSDGYWGPNVSSATDFLDWYERWLSHMSAGRDNRALELTSPRLRAHPNRHRMAPKI; from the coding sequence ATGGATCCCCGCATACCCCGCTTGCGTCGCAAGCTGGCCGCGATCCCTTTCCAGCCGCTGCGCAGCCACTCCTTCGGGGAAGAGCAACACCAGTTCTGCCTCGGCCCGAAGCTGGCGGAAGCACGTGTTGTTTCGTTTGAGGCCGAGCGCGACATCGTTCTTCCTGAAGCCTATCGGCAGTTCATCACGAACATCGGGGGCTCAGGCGCGGCCCCTTTTTACGGTCTCGTGCCGCTGGAGCACTGTTCCTTGCTGGTTATGAATCCGCGCGAAGCAGCAGGGACACCCCGCGGCTTCACCCGCGCGGGCTCCGGGGCACACGAAGGCGACCTTTTCCTCCACATCATCGAGATGGGCTGCACTGACGTATGCGTCCTCGCGGTGACTGGTCCACTCACCGGCCGCGTCCTCATTGGTAACAGCGACGGGTACTGGGGCCCCAACGTCTCCTCCGCCACCGACTTCCTCGACTGGTACGAACGCTGGCTCAGCCACATGAGCGCCGGACGCGACAACCGGGCCTTGGAACTCACCTCGCCTCGACTTCGTGCCCATCCAAACCGCCATCGCATGGCTCCGAAGATCTGA
- a CDS encoding IS1182 family transposase, producing MIPPLTVKMARASNPRGTAAMWIRDRLDELFVDEDFAAWYPADGRRGLSPARLALVSVLQYTENLTDRQAAEAVRCRLDWKYCLGLELDDAGFDFSVLSEFRDRLAEEDRADRLLAVMVERLAAAGLVKRRGRVRTDSTHVLAAVRRLNRGELVAETLRAALDELVAHGEEWLAGLVTADWGDRYGRPVRYDRLPRGGDALIAYVLRVGGDGMHILRAVHDADAPPRLRALPAVEVLRQVWVQQYWLDEDGRLCWRGPKSSRDRASRRTTERRNTGKASADGRPDPASARVPWSGLEIVTPHDPEARYSQKVTAAGQQDWIGYRDHQTETCDETGPNVIVQVTTRPAPEQDIDALDRIHLGLTTQGFQPTEHVVDSGYISPDSIHHAAQQWDITLFGPVRDDPQAGKRPGFAKQDFHIDWQARTLTCPNGVTSPPWKPTLGDGHPRLSVLFPRKACRECADRLKCTGNVEGKGRHVFLMPQPLQEIQTQNRADQTTTEWRRRYAIRAGCEATVSETVHAHGLRNCRYRGMARTHVQHVLTAAGTNIIRLSGYLSPGIAPPSKARPRSRFQQLCRNLPT from the coding sequence GTGATTCCGCCGCTGACGGTGAAGATGGCCCGGGCGAGCAATCCGCGGGGCACGGCAGCGATGTGGATACGTGACCGCCTGGACGAGTTGTTCGTCGACGAGGACTTCGCTGCTTGGTATCCGGCGGACGGGCGCCGGGGTCTGTCGCCGGCTCGGCTCGCGCTGGTATCGGTGCTGCAATACACGGAGAATCTGACCGACCGGCAGGCGGCAGAGGCCGTCCGGTGCCGCCTGGACTGGAAGTACTGCCTGGGCCTGGAGCTGGACGATGCGGGCTTCGACTTCTCGGTGCTGAGCGAGTTCCGTGACCGGCTGGCCGAAGAGGACCGCGCAGACCGGCTGCTGGCTGTGATGGTCGAACGTCTTGCGGCTGCGGGCCTGGTCAAACGCCGTGGCCGGGTCCGCACCGACTCGACCCACGTGCTGGCGGCAGTACGCCGGCTCAATCGGGGTGAACTGGTCGCCGAGACACTGCGGGCGGCTCTGGACGAGCTCGTTGCACACGGCGAGGAATGGCTGGCTGGGCTCGTCACTGCGGACTGGGGTGACCGCTACGGCCGCCCAGTCCGCTATGACCGGCTTCCCCGCGGAGGAGATGCCCTGATCGCCTACGTCCTGCGGGTCGGCGGGGACGGCATGCACATCCTGCGAGCCGTCCATGATGCCGATGCCCCACCCAGACTGCGTGCATTGCCCGCTGTTGAGGTTCTGCGGCAGGTCTGGGTCCAGCAGTACTGGCTCGACGAGGACGGACGACTGTGCTGGCGGGGACCGAAATCCAGCCGGGACCGGGCAAGCCGCAGGACAACCGAACGTCGCAACACGGGCAAGGCATCAGCGGACGGCAGACCCGATCCCGCTTCGGCGCGAGTGCCATGGTCGGGCCTCGAGATCGTCACCCCGCACGATCCCGAGGCCCGATACAGCCAGAAAGTCACCGCCGCCGGACAGCAGGACTGGATCGGCTACCGCGACCACCAGACCGAGACCTGCGACGAGACCGGCCCGAACGTGATCGTCCAGGTCACCACTCGGCCGGCGCCCGAGCAGGACATCGACGCCCTCGACCGGATCCACCTGGGACTGACCACGCAGGGGTTCCAGCCCACCGAACACGTCGTTGACAGCGGCTACATCTCGCCGGACAGCATCCACCACGCCGCCCAGCAGTGGGACATCACACTCTTCGGACCAGTCCGTGACGACCCGCAGGCCGGCAAACGGCCCGGATTCGCCAAGCAGGACTTTCACATCGACTGGCAAGCCCGCACCCTGACCTGCCCCAACGGCGTGACGAGTCCGCCATGGAAGCCCACACTCGGCGACGGCCACCCCCGGCTCTCCGTGCTCTTCCCACGCAAGGCCTGCCGCGAATGTGCCGACCGGCTCAAATGCACCGGCAACGTCGAAGGCAAGGGCCGACACGTCTTCCTGATGCCACAACCTCTCCAGGAGATCCAGACGCAGAACAGGGCCGACCAGACGACAACCGAGTGGCGCCGGAGATACGCGATCCGCGCAGGCTGCGAGGCCACCGTGTCCGAAACCGTTCATGCCCACGGCCTGCGGAACTGCCGCTACCGCGGCATGGCCAGAACCCACGTCCAACACGTGCTGACGGCAGCCGGAACGAACATCATCCGACTCAGCGGCTACCTCTCACCGGGCATCGCACCGCCCAGCAAAGCGCGGCCGAGGAGCCGCTTCCAGCAGCTCTGCCGCAACCTGCCCACCTAA
- a CDS encoding macrolide family glycosyltransferase yields MFNVPMHGHVIPTLAVVQELVDRGHRVSYAVTAEFAEDVQAVGAVPVLYDAPAVGEAPEDMAEGVTGAVVVNVAALPQLEEAFGQDVPDVVLSDVYAWAGPLLAARWGVPAVQLAPTHIPYDGLVQEFFGLEDIAQIPGFPELAGALEEFGVPGGVHALTLAPPRTIAFFPRSFQRLPETVRAGEAHWVGPAISDRSFQGRWQRPEGGKPVLYVSLGSQFNRRPEFYRSCLQAFEGLGWHVVMSVGAEVAAAGLGSVGDGFEVHASVPQLDVLASTSVFVTHGGMGSLMEALSLGVPVVVVPQMAEQRVNAGQVEQLGVGRYLPREQVTAQALREAVQAVADDQRIADAVAGLRKEIVEAGGAAAAADVVEKVLADTPMVTG; encoded by the coding sequence GTGTTCAACGTGCCGATGCACGGCCATGTGATCCCCACCCTGGCGGTCGTACAGGAGCTGGTGGACCGTGGTCACCGGGTGAGCTACGCGGTGACCGCCGAGTTCGCGGAGGATGTGCAGGCCGTGGGCGCGGTTCCCGTGCTGTATGACGCGCCTGCGGTGGGTGAGGCGCCTGAGGACATGGCCGAAGGTGTGACCGGGGCGGTCGTGGTGAACGTGGCCGCGCTGCCGCAGCTGGAGGAGGCGTTCGGGCAGGACGTCCCGGACGTGGTGCTGTCCGATGTGTACGCGTGGGCGGGGCCGCTGCTTGCGGCCCGCTGGGGAGTACCGGCCGTACAGCTGGCTCCGACGCACATCCCGTACGACGGTCTGGTGCAGGAGTTCTTCGGGCTCGAGGACATCGCGCAGATCCCCGGGTTTCCCGAGCTCGCCGGAGCGCTGGAGGAGTTCGGTGTGCCGGGCGGGGTCCACGCGCTGACTCTGGCGCCGCCGCGGACGATCGCGTTCTTCCCCCGCTCGTTCCAGCGGCTGCCGGAAACGGTGCGGGCGGGAGAGGCGCACTGGGTGGGCCCGGCCATCTCCGACCGGTCCTTCCAGGGCCGCTGGCAGCGGCCGGAGGGCGGCAAGCCGGTGCTGTACGTGTCGCTGGGCTCGCAGTTCAACCGGCGCCCGGAGTTCTACCGGTCCTGCCTTCAGGCGTTCGAAGGCCTGGGATGGCACGTCGTGATGAGCGTGGGTGCCGAGGTGGCGGCCGCCGGACTCGGCTCCGTGGGAGACGGATTCGAGGTGCATGCAAGCGTGCCCCAGCTCGACGTCCTGGCCTCCACTTCGGTGTTCGTCACGCACGGCGGGATGGGCAGCCTCATGGAGGCACTCTCGCTGGGGGTGCCTGTGGTCGTGGTGCCGCAGATGGCGGAACAGCGGGTCAACGCCGGACAGGTCGAGCAGCTGGGTGTGGGCCGCTACCTGCCACGGGAGCAGGTCACGGCGCAGGCCCTGCGCGAGGCGGTGCAGGCGGTCGCGGACGATCAGCGGATCGCTGACGCCGTGGCGGGACTTCGGAAGGAGATCGTCGAGGCTGGGGGCGCTGCGGCCGCGGCTGATGTGGTCGAGAAGGTCCTGGCGGACACCCCGATGGTGACGGGCTGA